One part of the Ornithodoros turicata isolate Travis chromosome 2, ASM3712646v1, whole genome shotgun sequence genome encodes these proteins:
- the LOC135383422 gene encoding low-density lipoprotein receptor-related protein 1-like produces the protein MQTFGWVLVLVAASLLTVYSVEAGCPDGTSGQNCESCSGFLCDNGKCIPEEWKCDGDGDCSDGEDELKDCPVPDCDEETFLCKPLNICLSKRYVCDMNADCPDGSDEADCETRPCDGFKCNNFKCINGDFKCDGDDDCKDGSDEENCPVPECDDPKLLCEPMKKCLREAHICDKRSDCPDGSDEQNCEEYDCGEWRFKCANNKCINKDYECDGDDDCTDGSDEADCETRPCDGFKCNNFKCINGDFTCDGDDDCKDGSDEENCPVPECDDPKLLCEPRKKCLREADICDKLSDCPDGSDEQNCEEYNCGELRFKCANNKCINKDYKCDGDDDCSDGSDEADCPLLECEDSRQLCAPRFRCLDATDICDATKNCPDGSDELNCEEYECGEERFKCANHKCIKKAFKCDGDDDCGDDSDEEGCPVPECTEGQFLCLPRKKCLARSDVCDLDVDCPDGSDEQDCENYECEGYKCNNNKCVNSAYVCDGDDDCGDNSDETNCTN, from the exons ATGCAAACGTTCGGTTGGGTACTTGTCCTCGTTGCAGCCTCGCTGCTAACG GTTTATAGCGTAGAGGCTGGATGTCCGGATGGCACTTCCGGGCAGAACTGCGAAAGTTGCTCAGGATTCCTTTGTGACAACGGTAAGTGCATTCCTGAAGAATGGAAATGTGACGGCGACGGTGATTGCTCTGATGGCGAAGATGAACTTAAGGATTGTCCCGTACCTGACTGCGACGAGGAAACGTTTTTGTGCAAGCCATTGAACATATGTTTGTCCAAACGGTACGTTTGCGACATGAACGCTGACTGTCCCGACGGGTCCGACGAAGCCGACTGCGAAACTCGTCCTTGCGACGGCTTCAAATGCAACAACTTCAAGTGCATTAACGGCGACTTTAAATGTGATGGCGACGACGACTGCAAAGACGGTTCAGACGAAGAGAATTGCCCTGTTCCGGAATGTGATGACCCAAAGTTGCTCTGCGAACCCATGAAGAAGTGTCTTCGGGAAGCGCATATCTGCGATAAACGCAGCGACTGCCCAGATGGCTCAGATGAACAAAATTGCGAGGAATACGACTGTGGAGAGTGGAGATTCAAGTGCGCTAACAACAAGTGCATCAATAAAGACTACGAGTGTGATGGAGACGATGACTGTACTGACGGGTCTGACGAAGCCGACTGCGAAACTCGTCCTTGCGACGGCTTCAAATGCAACAACTTCAAGTGCATTAACGGCGACTTTACATGTGATGGCGACGACGACTGCAAAGACGGTTCAGACGAAGAGAATTGCCCTGTTCCGGAATGTGATGACCCAAAGTTGCTCTGCGAACCCAGGAAGAAGTGTCTTCGGGAAGCGGATATCTGCGATAAACTCAGCGACTGCCCCGATGGCTCAGATGAACAAAATTGCGAGGAATACAACTGTGGAGAGTTGAGATTCAAGTGCGCTAACAACAAGTGCATCAATAAAGACTACAAGTGTGATGGAGACGATGACTGTTCTGACGGGTCTGACGAAGCCGACTGCCCTCTGCTCGAGTGCGAAGACAGCCGTCAACTCTGTGCACCTAGGTTTAGGTGTCTTGACGCAACGGATATCTGCGATGCAACTAAAAACTGTCCGGACGGGTCTGACGAGCTAAACTGCGAAGAGTACGAATGCGGCGAAGAAAGGTTCAAATGTGCTAACCACAAGTGTATTAAGAAAGCGTTCAAATGCGATGGAGACGATGATTGCGGCGATGACTCTGATGAAGAAGGCTGTCCCGTGCCCGAATGTACCGAAGGCCAATTCCTGTGTCTACCAAGAAAGAAATGTTTGGCAAGGTCCGACGTGTGTGACCTCGACGTAGATTGTCCAGACGGTTCCGACGAACAGGACTGCGAAAACTACGAATGCGAGGGCTAcaagtgcaacaacaacaagtgcGTGAACAGCGCGTACGTCTGCGACGGGGATGATGACTGCGGCGACAACTCTgatgaaacaaattgcacaaatTAA